In the Theobroma cacao cultivar B97-61/B2 chromosome 1, Criollo_cocoa_genome_V2, whole genome shotgun sequence genome, one interval contains:
- the LOC18613205 gene encoding cytochrome P450 94A1, with translation MFIQLLTSLFLLTLPFFFLIISKSKKPSTPPSPSIFPKSYPIIGSYLAVKSNRSNRMQWMTQILQTSPSATFTLHHLFGHRQILTANPANVQHMLKTHFNNYQKGPFSISVLFDFLGNGIFNVDGESWKFQRQVSSHEFNTKSLRKFVQTVVDTELHDRLIPMFSEAASDKTVLDLQEILQRFAFDNVCKIAFGFDPACLLPSLPQSRFAEAFEDATNLSSERFRTFHNIAWKIKRFFNIGSEKRLKIAVSQVRDFAKKIVREKKQELADKSSLESVDLLSRFLQSGHSDENFVTDIVISFILAGRDTTSAALTWFFWLVYKHPEVEKEILKEIKDKSAMPVFEEVKEMVYTHASLCECMRLYPPVPADSKLAMDDDVLPDGTVVKKGTLMTYHPYAMGRMEKIWGSDWEDFKPERWLERDEAGKWSFVGRDPYTYPVFQAGPRICMGKEMAFLQMKRVVAGVLRRFKVVPAVEDGLQPEFLVYLTSKMKGGFPVRVEDRGQLD, from the coding sequence ATGTTTATTCAGCTATTGACCTCATTGTTTCTCCTCACTCTCCCGtttttcttcttaatcatCTCCAAATCCAAGAAACCATCGACACCCCCGTCTCCCTCCATTTTTCCCAAGTCTTATCCGATAATCGGTTCCTATTTAGCCGTCAAATCCAATCGAAGCAATCGCATGCAATGGATGACTCAAATCCTCCAGACCTCTCCCTCTGCAACTTTCACTCTCCACCACTTGTTTGGTCATCGCCAGATCCTGACTGCAAACCCTGCCAACGTCCAGCACATGCTCAAGACCCACTTCAACAACTACCAAAAAGGCCCTTTCTCCATAAGTGTTCTCTTCGATTTTCTTGGCAACGGCATCTTCAACGTCGATGGGGAGTCCTGGAAGTTCCAGAGACAAGTTTCTAGCCACGAGTTCAACACCAAATCTCTTCGTAAGTTTGTCCAAACTGTTGTCGATACCGAGCTTCATGACCGTTTGATTCCGATGTTTTCTGAAGCTGCTTCCGATAAGACCGTGCTTGACTTGCAAGAGATTCTTCAGAGGTTCGCTTTTGATAACGTGTGCAAGATAGCTTTCGGGTTTGACCCTGCCTGCTTGTTGCCTTCTTTACCACAGTCACGGTTTGCAGAGGCTTTTGAAGATGCTACTAACTTAAGTAGCGAGAGGTTCCGTACTTTTCATAATATAGCCTGGAAAATCAAGCGATTTTTCAATATTGGTTCCGAGAAAAGACTCAAAATTGCAGTCTCTCAAGTCCGTGACTTTGCAAAGAAGATTgtaagagaaaagaaacaagaactAGCTGACAAGTCCTCTTTGGAATCCGTTGATCTCTTATCAAGGTTCTTGCAATCAGGCCATTCAGACGAGAATTTCGTTACGGATATAGTAATCAGCTTCATACTTGCTGGCCGTGACACGACATCCGCGGCTTTGACATGGTTTTTCTGGCTAGTGTATAAACACCCtgaagttgaaaaagaaattctcAAAGAAATCAAAGACAAATCGGCCATGCCAGTGTTTGAGGAAGTTAAAGAGATGGTCTACACTCATGCTTCTCTTTGTGAGTGCATGAGACTGTACCCTCCAGTCCCTGCGGATAGCAAACTGGCAATGGACGACGACGTTTTACCGGACGGGACGGTGGTGAAGAAAGGAACGTTAATGACGTATCATCCTTACGCGATGGGAAGGATGGAGAAAATATGGGGATCGGATTGGGAAGACTTTAAGCCAGAGAGATGGTTGGAGAGAGATGAGGCAGGGAAGTGGAGCTTTGTTGGGAGAGATCCTTATACTTATCCAGTGTTCCAGGCAGGACCAAGGATTTGCATGGGGAAGGAGATGGCTTTTTTGCAGATGAAAAGGGTGGTGGCTGGTGTTCTAAGGCGGTTCAAGGTGGTGCCCGCGGTGGAGGATGGGCTTCAGCCGGAGTTTCTTGTTTATCTGACTTCTAAGATGAAAGGCGGGTTCCCAGTCAGGGTTGAGGACAGGGGACAGCTCGATTAG
- the LOC18613206 gene encoding probable myosin-binding protein 4, translated as MATNGTSPPKVQRNLKGFTTVLRTAACEWLLIFLLLIDAVLSYLLTRFAHYCELQIPCILCSRLDHIFGNEKPGSYRNLLCGNHRSEISSLISCNIHGKLVDGQGMCEICLSSHIEENKSNSDRQRLFLGKLGFDLTGCGNCSSQSSYFNQDLTPASKGTRLCLCCNKPLIPRANAQRLLSLKSPGIVVAKPNIPLPRRLSRRNGLKKIRDKFSSPAASHLLGKTGFDPLSHVGYTELEITSGSESEVPISDDENGNTIVCDINENRNESVVLSAPEAPAKRLYNVLATIKQPDANEPHDVRCLASDVPGENDVCERKEQVADQKANPPVMPELISLDDSSPSSCVVEVPSFSASLLSDLISLVDSPLSVDVTEVPLEASSEKLANVFEASNSENISINKNDEILKLISTSTGSGLRTDQVVDDIAMVNSTDGDSAVHKSPVCGEENDTSRFVMKEPMLTCSNGVNEDLKSLPVQNSSGQGIHLSLNNFSPRLQGHSIELQRTNESNPDEAQNHQNPVFMERSESAGLESFDGSSVNEIEGENLVDRLKRQVAYDRKCMNALYRELEEERSASAIAANQAMAMITRLQEEKAALHMEALQYLRMMEEQAEYDVDALEKANDLLAEKEKELQDLEAELEYYRLNFPDETLVETVPEASINLKEQHVSVENTSTSFLKDDLKFPSKTMFHEASEVNNNLAVIAAWSEFEDEKLYISHCLHNLESKLKRFAHHGNSPCISDGEYFDEAADGGQHQQEFLDEKYKQVPCQVEGNDLSVQKASSVSNGSAPSQERLHTSISRDQVVSKGNSHMVSNGQKDSMDCRETGLAALENEISDLNERLEALEADCNFLEHSLNSLQNGNEGMLFIQEILHHLRELRKLGIRSRNMSVS; from the exons ATGGCTACAAACGGTACCTCTCCTCCCAAAGTACAAAGGAACTTGAAGGGGTTTACAACAGTTTTAAGGACTGCTGCTTGTGAATGGCTCCTGATCTTTTTGCTGTTAATTGATGCTGTGTTATCTTACCTGCTGACAAGATTTGCACATTACTGTGAATTGCAAATACCTTGCATTTTGTGCTCTCGGCTTGATCATATTTTCGGAAATGAAAAACCTGGATCTTATCGGAATCTACTCTGCGGCAATCATAGATCAGAGATATCATCGTTGATTTCCTGCAACATTCATGGCAAGCTTGTTGATGGCCAAGGTATGTGCGAGATTTGTCTCTCATCACACATTGAGGAAAACAAATCCAACTCAGATAGGCAGAGGCTCTTTCTAGGAAAATTGGGGTTTGATCTTACAGGTTGTGGAAATTGTAGTTCCCAGAGCTCATATTTCAACCAGGATCTTACTCCTGCTTCTAAAGGCACAAGGTTGTGTCTATGTTGTAATAAACCTTTGATTCCAAGAGCAAATGCCCAAAGATTACTCTCCCTAAAATCACCAGGTATTGTGGTTGCAAAGCCAAATATTCCTTTGCCACGTCGCTTAAGCCGTCGAAATGGCTTGAAGAAGATAAGGGATAAGTTTTCTTCACCAGCAGCATCTCATCTTCTTGGAAAAACTGGATTTGATCCCTTGTCTCATGTAGGATACACTGAGCTGGAAATCACTTCTGGATCAGAGTCTGAGGTTCCTATTTCTGATGATGAGAATGGCAATACTATAGTTTGTGATATAAATGAGAATAGGAATGAATCTGTAGTTCTTTCTGCTCCTGAAGCTCCAGCTAAAAGACTATACAATGTTTTGGCTACAATAAAACAGCCTGATGCTAATGAACCACATGATGTTAGATGTCTGGCTTCAGATGTCCCTGGTGAGAATGATGTCTGTGAGCGTAAAGAGCAGGTGGCTGATCAGAAAGCCAATCCTCCTGTAATGCCTGAGCTTATTTCTCTAGATGATAGTTCTCCATCATCCTGTGTTGTGGAAGTTCCAAGCTTCAGTGCTTCGTTACTGTCTGATCTTATTTCTCTAGTTGATTCTCCCCTATCAGTTGATGTTACTGAAGTTCCTCTTGAAGCATCGTCAGAAAAAT TGGCAAATGTTTTTGAAGCAAGTAATAGTGAAAATATTTCTATCAACAAgaatgatgaaattttgaagttGATAAGCACATCAACTGGTTCTGGTTTGAGAACTGATCAAGTTGTAGATGATATTGCCATGGTAAATTCAACTGATGGGGATAGTGCTGTGCATAAGTCACCTGTATGTGGTGAAGAAAATGACACATCTCGGTTTGTCATGAAAGAACCTATGCTGACATGCAGTAATGGAGTTAATGAAGATCTTAAGTCATTGCCTGTGCAGAATTCCTCTGGACAAGGGATTCATTTATCATTGAACAATTTTAGTCCAAGATTACAAGGTCATAGTATTGAGTTGCAAAGAACTAATGAATCCAACCCTGACGAGGCTCAGAATCATCAGAACCCAGTCTTTATGGAAAGAAGTGAATCTGCTGGCCTTGAATCTTTTGACGGAAGCAGCGTCAATGAAATTGAAGGTGAAAATCTAGTTGATAGGCTGAAGCGGCAAGTTGCATATGATAGGAAGTGCATGAATGCATTGTATAGGGaattagaggaagaaagaagTGCTTCTGCAATTGCTGCAAACCAGGCAATGGCTATGATTACAAGGTTGCAAGAAGAGAAGGCAGCGCTCCACATGGAGGCCTTGCAGTACCTAAGGATGATGGAAGAGCAAGCAGAATACGATGTAGATGCGTTGGAGAAAGCTAATGATCTTCTGGCTGAGAAGGAGAAAGAATTACAAGATCTGGAAGCAGAGCTTGAATATTACAGATTAAACTTCCCAGATGAAACATTGGTAGAGACAGTACCTGAGGCAAGCATCAACTTAAAGGAACAGCATGTTTCTGTGGAGAATACAAGTACGTCCTTCCTAAAAGATGATTTAAAATTTCCCTCAAAAACAATGTTTCATGAGGCTTCTGAAGTCAATAATAATCTTGCAGTCATAGCTGCATGGTCGGAATTTGAAGATGAGAAGTTGTACATCTCTCATTGTCTGCACAATTTGGAGAGCAAACTTAAAAGGTTTGCTCATCATGGGAATTCGCCATGCATATCTGATGGTGAATACTTTGATGAAGCAGCAGATGGAGGCCAACATCAACAAGAGTTCCTCGATGAAAAGTATAAACAAGTACCTTGTCAGGTGGAAGGTAATGATTTGTCAGTGCAAAAAGCTTCATCAGTGTCTAATGGAAGCGCTCCTTCTCAGGAAAGGTTGCATACTTCAATAAGCAGAGATCAAGTTGTTAGTAAGGGAAATAGTCATATGGTTTCCAATGGGCAAAAGGATTCTATGGATTGTAGAGAAACTGGTTTGGCTGctcttgaaaatgaaatttcagACCTTAATGAGAGGTTGGAAGCACTTGAGGCTGATTGTAATTTTCTTGAGCATTCTCTAAATTCTCTTCAAAATGGAAATGAGGGGATGCTTTTTATTCAAGAGATACTTCATCACTTACGAGAATTGAGGAAACTTGGAATAAGGAGTAGGAACATGTCTGTTTCATGA
- the LOC18613207 gene encoding iron-sulfur protein NUBPL isoform X1, whose product MKGFWRPFARLGVRSYSVLGYDQLRINGVKDVIAVASGKGGVGKSTTAVNLAVALANKCQLKVGLLDADVYGPSVPTMMKINQKPEVTRDLKMIPIENYGVKCMSMGFLVDKDAPIVWRGPMVMSALQKMSREVDWGSLDILVVDMPPGTGDAQLTMSQKLQLSGALIVSTPQDVALIDARRGVRMFSKVQVPILGLVENMSCFKCPHCGEPSFIFGMGGARKTAAEMGLQLLGEIPIEVDIRKGCDEGIPIVVSAPGSVISKAYHDVAQNVVVRLEDLAKK is encoded by the exons ATGAAAGGCTTCTGGCGACCCTTTGCT AGGCTTGGCGTTAGGAGTTATTCGGTTTTAGGCTATGATCAGCTGAGAATTAATGGGGTTAAAGATGTTATTGCCGTTGCGTCTGGTAAAGGCGGTGTTGGCAAGTCTACCACTGCAG TTAATTTGGCGGTTGCACTAGCTAACAAGTGTCAATTGAAGGTGGGCTTGCTTGATGCTGATGTGTACGGACCATCAGTTCCAACCATGATGAAAATCAACCAAAAGCCAGAAGTTACTAGAG ATTTGAAGATGATTCCTATTGAGAACTATGGAGTGAAGTGCATGTCAATGGGATTTCTGGTGGATAAGGATGCACCGATTGTGTGGAGAGGTCCCATG GTGATGAGTGCTCTTCAGAAAATGTCAAGGGAAGTCGATTGGGGAAGTCTTGATATTCTTGTGGTGGATATGCCACCTGGCACAGGTGATGCACAACTAACTATGTCCCAGAAGCTTCAGTTGTCAG GTGCTTTGATAGTTTCAACCCCGCAAGATGTTGCCTTGATTGATGCTCGTAGAGGAGTTAGAATGTTCTCTAAAGTTCAAGTTCCT ATTTTGGGATTAGTAGAGAACATGAGCTGCTTCAAATGTCCACACTGTGGTGAACCTTCATTCATTTTTGGGATGGGTGGAGCTCGTAAAACAGCAGCTGAGATGGGTTTGCAACTTCTTGGTGAG ATACCCATTGAAGTGGACATTAGGAAAGGTTGTGATGAAGGCATACCAATAGTGGTATCAGCACCTGGTTCTGTTATCTCCAAAGCTTACCATGATGTAGCTCAAAATGTTGTCGTGAGACTTGAGGATTTagcaaaaaaatga
- the LOC18613207 gene encoding iron-sulfur protein NUBPL isoform X3: protein MKGFWRPFARLGVRSYSVLGYDQLRINGVKDVIAVASGKGGVGKSTTAVNLAVALANKCQLKVGLLDADVYGPSVPTMMKINQKPEVTRDLKMIPIENYGVKCMSMGFLVDKDAPIVWRGPMVMSALQKMSREVDWGSLDILVVDMPPGTGDAQLTMSQKLQLSGALIVSTPQDVALIDARRGVRMFSKVQVPILGLVENMSCFKCPHCGEPSFIFGMGGARKTAAEMGLQLLGEDY from the exons ATGAAAGGCTTCTGGCGACCCTTTGCT AGGCTTGGCGTTAGGAGTTATTCGGTTTTAGGCTATGATCAGCTGAGAATTAATGGGGTTAAAGATGTTATTGCCGTTGCGTCTGGTAAAGGCGGTGTTGGCAAGTCTACCACTGCAG TTAATTTGGCGGTTGCACTAGCTAACAAGTGTCAATTGAAGGTGGGCTTGCTTGATGCTGATGTGTACGGACCATCAGTTCCAACCATGATGAAAATCAACCAAAAGCCAGAAGTTACTAGAG ATTTGAAGATGATTCCTATTGAGAACTATGGAGTGAAGTGCATGTCAATGGGATTTCTGGTGGATAAGGATGCACCGATTGTGTGGAGAGGTCCCATG GTGATGAGTGCTCTTCAGAAAATGTCAAGGGAAGTCGATTGGGGAAGTCTTGATATTCTTGTGGTGGATATGCCACCTGGCACAGGTGATGCACAACTAACTATGTCCCAGAAGCTTCAGTTGTCAG GTGCTTTGATAGTTTCAACCCCGCAAGATGTTGCCTTGATTGATGCTCGTAGAGGAGTTAGAATGTTCTCTAAAGTTCAAGTTCCT ATTTTGGGATTAGTAGAGAACATGAGCTGCTTCAAATGTCCACACTGTGGTGAACCTTCATTCATTTTTGGGATGGGTGGAGCTCGTAAAACAGCAGCTGAGATGGGTTTGCAACTTCTTGGTGAG GATTACTAG
- the LOC18613207 gene encoding iron-sulfur protein NUBPL isoform X2, protein MGLKMLLPLRLVKAVLASLPLQVGLLDADVYGPSVPTMMKINQKPEVTRDLKMIPIENYGVKCMSMGFLVDKDAPIVWRGPMVMSALQKMSREVDWGSLDILVVDMPPGTGDAQLTMSQKLQLSGALIVSTPQDVALIDARRGVRMFSKVQVPILGLVENMSCFKCPHCGEPSFIFGMGGARKTAAEMGLQLLGEIPIEVDIRKGCDEGIPIVVSAPGSVISKAYHDVAQNVVVRLEDLAKK, encoded by the exons ATGGGGTTAAAGATGTTATTGCCGTTGCGTCTGGTAAAGGCGGTGTTGGCAAGTCTACCACTGCAG GTGGGCTTGCTTGATGCTGATGTGTACGGACCATCAGTTCCAACCATGATGAAAATCAACCAAAAGCCAGAAGTTACTAGAG ATTTGAAGATGATTCCTATTGAGAACTATGGAGTGAAGTGCATGTCAATGGGATTTCTGGTGGATAAGGATGCACCGATTGTGTGGAGAGGTCCCATG GTGATGAGTGCTCTTCAGAAAATGTCAAGGGAAGTCGATTGGGGAAGTCTTGATATTCTTGTGGTGGATATGCCACCTGGCACAGGTGATGCACAACTAACTATGTCCCAGAAGCTTCAGTTGTCAG GTGCTTTGATAGTTTCAACCCCGCAAGATGTTGCCTTGATTGATGCTCGTAGAGGAGTTAGAATGTTCTCTAAAGTTCAAGTTCCT ATTTTGGGATTAGTAGAGAACATGAGCTGCTTCAAATGTCCACACTGTGGTGAACCTTCATTCATTTTTGGGATGGGTGGAGCTCGTAAAACAGCAGCTGAGATGGGTTTGCAACTTCTTGGTGAG ATACCCATTGAAGTGGACATTAGGAAAGGTTGTGATGAAGGCATACCAATAGTGGTATCAGCACCTGGTTCTGTTATCTCCAAAGCTTACCATGATGTAGCTCAAAATGTTGTCGTGAGACTTGAGGATTTagcaaaaaaatga